The genomic DNA TAGAATTGGCAACTTCATACACTCCAAAATTTTCGGGAGAAACCTCTATGGTGATTGCTTTTTTATCTTTAGCACTGCCAATTAATATGGATTCGGATACAAAAACCTGACGTTTTTTTGCAATCGCAATTGCTTCCTCAATAGTCGAGGCATATTGAAGAATCTCTCTGTTTAAGATAGAAATTGGTGTTTTGGCGATTAGGGGAATTTTAGACTTTCCAGCATTGATGGTAACTGTAATACCATGTTCATTCATTCCGGAAACGACTCCAATCATGCCTCCCCAGGTTACAGACATAAATTTGTGCCCTTCTGTTGGATTTACAAATGCAATTATTTTTTCTTTTGCAAAATCGTCACCAGCGTAGAAGTCAAAATTCCTACCAATTATTAAGCTACCATCGTCTGTTTTTTCTCCCCAGGCAGCAAATGAAGAGCAACCAACCAAAGCCAAATCTTGTAGCGCATGTCCAATATCATGAGCGCCATGTAAGTATAAAACTCTTAAATAAGGGTTAGCGATGTGGTCATAACCTAATGAAGCATATTTTGAAAGCCCATATATCTCGGTTTTATATTCTTCGGGAATATGTAGATACATTTTTCTATTAAACCAAGCTAAGAATTTGCGTAATAGCGCTTGTTTTGTTTTTGAAGGTACAAAATCATTAATCTTAGATAAGAAAACCTGTTCTTGATTATTAAATAGCTCTTTTGTTAAGCTTCCAGTAATTAAACCTCTTTCATACGGATCACCTTCCACATAAAGTTCCCATAAACCTTGTTTGTTTTTCGTAAGAAAGTTGTCGTGTAAAACATATGTAGAGTCCGAAATTTTAATTCTTTCAGGGATAGATGAATTATATTTGCTAACATCTGGAACATCATTAAGGGATTTTGAGATGCCACACGATGATACTAAAAGTAGAAGCATAAAAAAGCAAAACCACTTTACTATTTTCATCTCCTTTAGATACATATAATTGAAGTTATTTTAAGGTGTTCATTATACACTATTTTCGACTTGTTTCCTGTTCGTTATTAACTTTTAATATTTTATTTAATAAATAGTCTTTACCTAAAATTTCGGAACACGTTGTCACAGCACTTATTGTAACTCCCAAGATGCCATGCATATTTAGACTTTGACCTGTAAACATTAAGTTTTTAATTTTTGTTCTTGGCGATAAAAAAGATTGCATTGGTTTATTAACATCTTTAACATAACCATACATAGACCCTCTATTACTTCCTATATAATCCCTATATGACAATGGAGTAGATGTGTACATCTCTTGAATGCAATCTCTAATATTTGGAAATTTAAGCTCTAGTTCTTTTATTAATTTTTCGGCTTTTTCTTCTTTAAACTGTTCATAGGTTTGACCTCTTTCATTTTTATGGGCCACAGTATTAAATGTATCTACCCAAGGTTTAAGTTCATCATAATGCATGTAGGTCATTACCGTTATATTATCTCCATAATCGTCCATATTTTTCTTAACAGACATGGACATCATGTACCCTTCTGGCCAACTTTCCTGAGTGTATTTGTGAACATCCCAAACATTATCGGGGTTTTTAAAATGATAGAAGTTTTTATTTTCGTATTTAAATGAATTTGGTTTTAAAACAATGTATAAACTAAACGCAGCAATGGTGCTTTCAATTTTATCAACTCTATTGGTGTAGGACTTTCTAAATTTATCTTCGCCAACAAGCTTTAAAGTCAGTTTAGGTTCAATATTAGAGATAAACAAATCCCCTTTTATTTCTTTTCCGTTCGAGCAAATGGCTGAAGTAATTTTACCATCATCAAAACCAAATTTAACAACGTCATGGTGCTTGTAAGTTTCTCCGCCGTGTTCTTTTAATTTTTTAATTAATGCTTTAGTTATTTGGCTACCGCCATTAATACATCTATAGGCACTTTCTATATATGAATTTATTGTCAAAGCATGGACATAAAAAGGTGTACGCTCACCATCACCAGCATATAAAAAATTTGTTCCTGCAAGTACTGCTTGCAGTTTTTTATTATTAGTTAGTGAATTGATGTACTTTTTTGCTTGAAGCTGAAAAATGTCCATATTATCATAGTAAGGTTTGCCTTGTTTCAAGTTATACAATGGAAAACTATCACAGGTTTCCTTTAACTTGTTACAATAAGTTACTATGGCAGATTCTTCTTCGGGAAACTGTTTTATTAAAACTTCAATGAATTTTTCGTAACCCTGTGCGTGTCTATATTCGATGGGATCATTATCGAAAGTAACGATGTCAAACCCATTTTCGTCTAGCTTTTTAAGGGATAAATCATCTATAATGTCAATATATTTAAAGTATTGATACAGGTTTTGCCCTTTGTCAAGTCCACCAATATAATGTACACCAGTATCAAATATGGTTTTGTTTCTCACAAAAGTTTGCAAATTACCACCATATTGGTTGTTTTTTTCAAGCACACAAACACTATAACCTTCTTTTGCTAAAATGATTGCAGAAGCCAAACCTCCTAATCCACTTCCAACTATTACAACATCATAGTGTGTTTTCATCTATTTTTTTATCGTTTAAAAATAATAAGGTTCTCATTCTCGTAATCCGACTTAAAACCTAAAGCATTAATTGTTTCTGTATATAAATTTCGACTTTCTTTTAGTAAAATTAAAAGATTAATATGGCTATTCAAGATGCTGTTTATTTGTTTTGGAGTAACCCCGTTTATATTAATTATTAATACGTTTGCGGGACTCTTTAAAGCGTCATCTATAGTATTTTCAAAATTAATACGGTTATGCTTATTTGTAATAAAACTATTTTGAAGCATCATTGTAACAGCAGTATCTTCAATATAAGAAATTATTTTCCTGTCGATAGCATCTAAAGATAACAGAAAATCCAGTTGCCCATAATCTTTTGAAAGATGAAGGATCGTATCTTTTTTATCAATGGTATTTAAAATAACACTATAAGTCTCTTTATACGTTTTAAGGTCTTCTTTAACCATTTTGTATAAAGCATCACCTTTATATCTATAGTCTTCTAATACTATTTCATGAAAGTAAGTATCGTGTTCAATGTCTTGTCTTAAATCATTAAATTGCTGCTTAAAATCTGCGCTAATATTTTTTGTACGTTGTTTATAACTTTCCCCGAATGATTTATTTTCAATGGGAATCCTCTCCAATATTTTTACAGTAAGACTTCCGTTTCTAATAAGGAAACTACCTTTTGGATTAACCTCCGAATTACCATGAATAAGTACTGGGATAATATCTAAATTTAATTGTTCTGCTAAATAAAAAGCTCCTTTATGAAAGCGTTTCATTTTGTTTGTTAAAGATCTTGTTCCTTCTGGGAAAGCCATTAGCGAGTACCCTTGATTAACTTTTCTCTGAAGATGAGATACCCCGTTTTCGATACCACTGGAAACAGGGTAAAACCCGGCAGCTTGAACAGCTTTACCAAAAACAGGCGAATTGTAAACCCAATCGTTCACCAAAAATATAATTTTTGGATGTAGCATACCAACGGCTAAAATGTCTAGAAAAGAGGTGTGATTTGCAATAATTATTGCAGGCTTTTCAAACGTTTCATTACTCAGGTTTATAACGTTCTTTTTTAGAAAAGGGTTAGTATATAAAACCGATTTCATATACTTTGAAACTGTTTTATGAAACCACCTCATCTTCACTTTTTTGCTTACAGGAATAATTTTAAGTAGCGTAGCACTAAACAAAGAGATTAAAAGCCCTCCTAATCCAAAGTATCCAAATGACAGAATAGAGTGTATTAATAGTCTTAATGTTATGGGGCGTTTTGTTTTGCTACCAATAAAAAGCTTAAATAATGATGGCTGAATTGTGAATGAAATAATTACTGCAGATAAAATTCCAATAATGGACACTAAAGAAATAGAATACAATGCAGGGTGCTTAGCAAATATTAAAACACCAACTCCTAAAATAGTTGTGATAACAGATAAAATAATAGATGTTTTATGCGTGGCAAAAGCTTTCTCTCCAGTTTTATATTCGTGAAGTAAGCCATTAGTAATAAAAATGCTATAGTCTATTCCTAAACCAAAAATAAAAGTGGAAATAATAATATTGAAAATATTGAATTCAATATGAAATAACCCCATCACTCCAATGGTCAATAGCCAAGTTAATGCTATGGGGATGCTTGTTACTAAAGTTAATGAAAGGCTTCTGTAAAACAGTAAAAGAAGTAGTAATACAACAACTAATGAATAAACGACCAAATTATTGAAGTCATTTTTTAGATTTCCTAAAAAAGTTTCATTCATTTGTTGTCTATCAATAACTAACGTTTGTGAGTTGTTCTTAAAAATATCTATTAATTCCTGTGTGTTTTCATCTTGAACTTTAACTAAAGTAGTTACCGTAATAAAATGGTCTTTTGAAGTAATATAATCTTCGGTTGAAATAGTTTTTAAAGCCTTATAATCTTCCGTTTGTAAAGGTTTAAAAACGGTGTTTAAAAGTGTATAGAATGAATGAAATGTAGTGGGTTTAAAGCCAAATGTGTTGCCACTTTCAATAAGGTTGTTTGTAGTGTTTGCAATGGTTTCATCATTCCAAAAAGCATTCCATTTTGCAATACGTTGTTTTTGCTTTTTTTCTGAATGAATTAAAGTTCCAATAGAACTGAAATCTATAATTTTTTTTTCTGTTTTAAGCGCTTGTAGTTTTTTATAAATGTTATCATTTATTTCTAGAGCATCTTTTTCAGAATTATCATAAGCTGCTAAATACACAGATTTTGATGCGATATTAGTTAATGCATCTAAACGCATCTGAGCTTCTTTAAGATGTTGTGGTTCGTAGTTAAGCTTTGTTAAATCTTTGTTGAAACCAACCCTGTTATAGGTGAAAAAACTAATAACAAATGCAACTAAGAGTGTTATAATGAGTCCCTTTTTTTTATGAAAATGAAAACCGGCAAGGTTGTCTATAAGTGTGTTTTTTTTAACCTTTTTTACAGAGTCTCTATATGCTAGAGGAATAAAAAGCAAGGCAAAAACAGAAGCGCCTATAACACTTATTGCAGCAAAAATACCCAAATCCTGTAAAGCTTGCGAGTTTAAAAATAGCAAACACAAAAATGCCAAAGCAGTAGTTAAGCTGCTCATTAATAATGGTTTTGTAATCTCTTTATATAGAGATTTAATATTGTTATTACTTCGTATATGTGTTAGTATATGAAGCGAATAATCTAAAGTTACACCAAGCAATACAGAGCCTATACCTAGAGAGATTGCTGAAATTTTTACGCGAATGATATAAAGCAAAGCAACCGCCAATAAGCCTCCGAAAAGTGTTGGGACAAATAAGATGACCGGAATGCTTATCTTTTTATAAAAAACAATGAGAATGATTAGTAAAATGCTCATTGCAATACCAACTGTAAATTGAATATCCTGTTTAATTTGCCTGGCATTTGCTACAGCAATTAGTACACCTCCAAAATATTCGCTTTGTGCTTTGTTTTTAAATGTATTATTAAGTTGATTACTTATTTTATATAAATGTTCAGCAAATTTTGCGTTTTCGGCAGTTTCACTAGAGCCGAAAGTTGGAGTAATAAATAGCAAGAGATGATTTTTGTCTTTACTAATCAAAAAGCCATTATGAAAACTAAAATCATCGCCAAAACCCAGTTGTTGTAGCTTTTTTAAAGCAATAAACGACAAACCTAAAGGGTCTTTTAAGATGCTTTCTTTGGCAATAAATCCGGAAGGTGATACTAAAGTCTTGTAATTGCTATGTGTTATGGCATCAATGCTATCTTTTTGAATTTTATTTTTAATGGTTGTATAATCACTTTCGTCTAAAAAAAGTGGCAAATTTTTATAAACAAAATCTAAAGTTTCAAGGATATCTTCATCTTCAACTTTTCCCTGAATTTGTTTAACATATTTACTGGACGTTATATTTATGCTGTCCATTAATTGTGATGCGTATTGCGTTATATCATCAAGAGAACCATTGGGTTCCTTTGCGATATTTACAATAATTTTATCAGCAAAATTTACGGTTTTTAAAACCTTTTGTGCTTCAGAGGTTTTATCATTTGACGGAATGAGTTTAGTGATATCCTCTTCAAATTCAATTTTGGATGCTACAAATAGCAACGATAAAAGCATTAGGAACAAAACACTAAAACTTATCAGCTTTTTAGCAGCAATTTTTTTATATATGTTATAAAAAACGCTATCCATTATTGAGTACTACTTTTTTATCTAAAATTAAAAAAAGGAAATAACTTAAAACCCCCAAACTTGTTGCGGTTATTATTGCTAAAGAAAAACTACCGACAATATAGGTTTTAAGATGTTTTAAAACTTCAAAATTTTCGATCATTTCTTCTCTTGTGTATTCTAATTCTACTCCTAAAAGATATTGACCCATTTTTGAACTGGTATAAAGTATAAAAGGAATAAAAGGCGGGATGCTAATGTTTGAAAAAACAAAAGCAATCGTTTTATTTAATTTAAAAATTAAAGCTAAAAAAATAACAAGTGCTGTATGAAATCCCCAAAAAGGAGATAGACCAATAAAAAGACCTAAAGCTATAGATAATGCTTTTTTAGAAGCAGCATCTTGTGTACCAAATAAGTCTTCTTTAAAAAACCGTTTAAATCCTTTTTTTTTTAATTTTCTAAAAAAATTTCGTGGTTTAATATATATAAGAGTAAGTATTACAAACCATGTATTTAGAATGCTTATTCGCGTAAAATCTTTAAATGGTCTAAAATGAGAAACGCGTTCGGTTTCATCATATAACACGCGGACTGGTATATTTTTAACGTCTACTCCAGACCAAGCGGACTTTACTATAACTTCGATTTCAAATTCAAATTTAGAGGTATAGAATTTAAGCTTTTTTAGTGCTTTTAAAGGATACAGTCTAAATCCGGATTGTGTATCTTGAAGCTTAATCCCAGTTTCTGCCCAAAACCAAAAGTTTGAAAATTTGTTACCGAAACTACTTTTTTTAGGTACGTTTTTTTGGCTCATATTTCGAGCACCAATGAGTAATATGTTTTTGTTGTCGCTTTTTTCAAGTTCATCAACAAAAGCAGGAATGTCTTCTGGAAAATGTTGACCATCAGAATCTATAGTAATTGCAAAATGATACCCTAAAGTTTCGGCATGTTTAAAACCCATGCGTAATGCATTACCTTTGCCTTTATTTTTTTCTATATGAATGTGTTGAAGTTGTGAATACCCTTTAAGAATTTGTACTGTATTATCCGTAGACCCATCATTAATGATAATAATGTGTTGTGTAAATTGTAAAATGCCATCGATAACTTGCTTTAATGTGCGATCGTTATTGTATGTTGGAATTAACACACACACGCCTAAATCGGTGATTTTTTGATTGGTTAGGTTAATATTCACTTTATTGAAACCTTAAAGCATTATTGGCTCGAAATTACTGTTTTTTCTTCATCACTAAAAGCTTTGGACTGTAAAATATAATCTTTAATGTGATGCCTTAGATTAGAAGAAGTAATGTTTTTGAAATGTTTTAAAATGAACTGTTTATCTTCTTCAATATGACCTTTATACTTTAAAAGCTTTGGTGTGTTTTCTTGAATTCCTAAGCGAACAAAACGAACTTCTATATTATTTGATGATTTTTCTATGGCATGCTCTACATATGAAACGCCTTCTATAAACAGTTTCTTTTTGTCTTTAACTTTTTTTTCTTGTTTAGCTAATAAAGCAATGGCTGCACCCTTGTAAGCGACTAGGGTAGGGTCATCTTTTTTAGTTATTTTTAAAAGCAGGTTATTAAAAGTTTCTATTTTGGTATGGTCTTGGGCAGCTTCTTTATATGCGTTTCTAACGGTACCCATATCTATTGATAGCGTATTTATACTTATTGCTGATATGAGTACCATTAAAAATTTCATATATAAATTATTTTACTATAAAATTTGTAGTAGATTTTAAAGCTATGGTATCTTCAAATTTAGAAATGTTTTTTACTTTATAACCTTCATCTGTTTCAGAAATATCTAGCTTTAATTCCAGTTCTGGTGTATTAAAAGGGTTAATTATAGCCATGAATTTAATATTATTTGCAGATTGTGTAAATAACTTTTTTTTGACAACATTTTCGGTAATTTCTTTAATAATTTGCATCATACAAACACCTGGCATCACCGGATTATCAGGGAAATGCCCTTTAAAAATAACATGGTCTTTGTTAATAAAAATATTCGCTGTTATCGAATTATCAACAACCTCTAAATTATTTACTTTATATAAGCCTTCTAATAACATATTTGTTTAAAAATTGAATTTATAAAATAGCCCCAATTGAAATACGCCATTAAATTGGATCTCATCTTGATACTGCTCCGATTCAAAATCGTGCCAAGTGCCTGAAAAAACATCTATCAATCCTTGTTTGTACCTGGCTTCAAAACCTAAACCGTTTTTAAACTCTAAGCCAATACCAATATTAATAGTAACATCTATAAAGGTAATATCATTTCCTTCATCTCTATTTGAAATCCCAATGGCAGTATCATCTACATCAAAGTCAAATCCAGGGCCAATTAAGAAACGAAATCCGGAATCTTTAACATAGAAATTATTGATTGCCGAGATTGAAATATAGTGTATTTCAATGTCATCAATACCAGAAGTGTTTCTAGCTCGCCCACCTTGATTGGAATATCCTATTTCTGGTTGTAACGCATATAAATCTGAAAATCTAAAATGCCCAAAGACACTAAAATATCCACTTGTTTTTTGGTCTAAGTTAGCATTAGAAAGATTAGATAGGTTAATACCACCTCGTATTCCGAATGATTTTTTTGTTTGCGAGTAAGAACTTGTAAAAATTCCAAATGCTACTAAAATGAATAAAATATTTTTCATGATTTTTTATTTATGGATTCAAGGCTCATAGGCTTAATATTTTTATATGACTGATAATTTACTCATTTAAAAATCAAACTTATAAGTTGCTCCTATTTGAACAACTTTGTTTAGTAATAAATCATCTACATTATTATTTCCATTGGTGTTATTAACATTACTTCCAAAAATATCAACTACTCCTATATTATATCTAGCTTCTATCCCTAAACCGAAAGGGAAATCATAACCCAAACCACCGAAAAATAAAAAATCAAAACCTTCTAAATCATCATAATTATCACCTACTTTAATGTTTATAGCAGGACCAAGAATAGCATGTAAGCCAATTGCTTTAATAGGATAAAATTTGTTTGCTAAAGCGACACCTAAATACTGGATCTCTAAATCATCTAGTCCAGAAATCGTAGACTTTCCTCCTTGTCTTGAATAATTTATTTCTGGTTGTAATGCATAAAATTTTACAAATTTAATTTCGGCAAACGCGCCAATATAAAGATCTGTTTTATCATCTAAATTGGTGTTAGTCAAGTTCGAAAAATTAGCACCAGCCCTAACGCCTGGCTTAATTTTTATTTGAGAAAAGGCAACTGTACTTACTACAATCAATGCCAATGTTAAAAGTGATTTTTTCATTTAATTAATTGATTTTAAATTAATTTTTAGTTTAATATTTGAATGTGAAATTTTAATTTTATTTGCAATAATATCATTAATTTCTAAAAATAAAAAGGTGACTTTTTCTTTCCCATTTTTAACACGAATGATTTTGTTTAACTGTTGTGTTTTAAAATAAAAATGCTTTTTGTTCTCTAAAGCAGTTTCATAAATTAGAGTGTCTTGTGATGAATACGATTTAATAACTGGTATTTTCTCTTGAATAAGCGCTTTAAAATCTTTTTTTAAAATGTTAATTAAAATGGCTTTATCTATAGCTTCAATAATGAAATTAACTTTAAAAGTATCATTCAAAAAAGAGAAATCAAAAATTTTATTTCCCATTTCTGTTGTAAATACTACACGATGATTGGCTTCTCCAAGTTTTTTAACTATAAGAATACCGCTAAAATTATTATCACGAACTGTAATATTTGCTTTATAGACATAATCTTTTTTTTCATTTGAAAAGTATGGATTATGAATTATTTTATTTGATGTTGTCTGTATTTGAAAATTACGCTTTTTAGAATACGAACCACATGCTATAAAAAGCAAACAGAAACTACTGATTAAATATCGCATCGGATAAGTTTGTGTTTACTATTCGATTACTAAAAACAATTTTTGTATAATCCTCTGATGGTTCTATCATTTTCAATTCTACAACATCGCCTTCCTCATTAAATAGTATCTGAAATGCTTTTATGTATTTCGAAAACTTTTTGTCCTTTGGGTTAAAGTAAACTTTACTATTGACACCATCTTTAAAATATGTAATATCAAATTCATTTTCATCAAACAAATCCCCTTTTACGCTATTTATAATTAGGGTGTTTAGTTGTTTAAACATTTTGCTTGATCCAATATCTATGTTGCTTTTTTTGCCTTCATCATTAATAAAAAGAGTTTCGTTTTTAAATAAAACAGCATATTTAAAAGGTGTTAGATATTCCCATTTTACCATATTGGGAGATTTAAACGACAGTTTACCCGAAGACTTAATATCGTTAGATAAAAAGTCTAAATGTTTGTATTGCGTAAAGTCACTTAATAAGGTTTTTATTGTAGCTGCTTGTGTTTTTACCTTAGCTTTTAAAGTTGCTGATTCTGCTATGCTCATTTTGGTTTGTGCATGCAGTAGAGTGCCCATAAAAAATAATATATAAATAATATTACGCATATGCTTTTATGTTAAATAGAGAGTCTATGGTAACAGATTCTATATTTTGTTTCTGTAAAAATAACAATAACTGTTCCAATACTGTAATTGTTTTTAAACTTGTATCGTGAAGCAAAATAACATCGCCTTTTGAAAGGTTTTTTGTAACGCGCTTAAAGATCCTTTCGGGGGTCCTTGAAGTGGTATCTAAAGAGCGGACATTCCAGCCTATAGACTGCAATTGAGTTTCTTTTATGGCTCTTTTTATTCTTGGGTTGGTAACACCAAAAGCTGGTCTGAATAATTGCATTGTAAAACCCATGATATTTTTTACAATGTTATTCGTTTTTTGTAATTCTCTAATGACATTTTTAGTTTTAAAAAAACCAAAATTATTAGCGTGGGTATAGGTATGATTACCAACAGTATGTCCCTGCTTTATGATTTCTCTGAATAAATTTGGATAGGCTTCAATATGCTTTCCTATGCAAAAAAAAGTCGCTTTAGCATCGTGCTTTTTTAAAAGTTCTAAAACTTTGGGTGTGAATTCTGGGTGTGGACCGTCATCAAAAGTAATCGCTATTTTATTTTCTTTAATGGTTTTATTATGATGAAGTGATTTAAGATGATAATTCCATTTTATAAAAAAAGAACCGGCAACGGTGACTAAAAACCAAACAATTGCTAATATAGATACATACCATTTAAAAAAGTTACCTGTAAATATTAAAACAAGCAAAGCTATGATTGTTATTATATTTACCGATTTGTAATTTATCATCTATGTAATAAAGTGAAGCTATGGTTCTCTCCTCTATATTGATTGTAAAGTAAAATAGTTTTATAATTTGAGGTTGGAATATTATTAAGTTTTACCACTTCTGGAAGCTTTTGAGTTTTCAATATTTTTGATGCCAACCATACACCAAATGACGATGCTGTATTAAATTCACCACACAAATGTTTATAATAAACTTGTTGCGTGTTATTAAAAATTCCAGAACTCAATTCATTATAAAAACTGTCGTAAGTAACATCTCCATTGTTTCCTAAAACCAGAATATCAATAGCTTCAATATCAATATTATTCTCTTTTAAGAATGCTTTGGCAACATCAGCAATATTTGAATCTCCCAGTGTGTTGTATGTGTTTATGGCAACAATTTGAGCATAACTAGAATCTTGCTTAAGATTAGACAGCACAAAGAAATTCGCGCCTTCCCCAAAAACAGCCCCTTCTGTTTTAGATTGCAATAAATTTGTAGAATTTACTTTTTCTTCTTTTATATGATTGATAAGTTTATGTAAAGTGCATGTATATTCTTCAATTTCATCAACACCTCCAACTAAAATAGTACTGGCTTCATCGTTTTCCAGCATTAATTTTCCATCTAATACTGCAGACTCAAAAGAAATGCTTGCATGTACATAGGTGAAATTATAACCTTTACATTGCATACCAAGCGCTATTTGTCCTCCAACAGTGTTGTGTGTGGATTGTATAAAAGATGTTGGTGTTAAAAACTGCTCATCATTATCTATAATAGCACTTAAAAATTTCTTAGAATCTTTAAGGCATCCCATTCCCGTTCCTGTGATGATGGCATCTACTGTCTCTAAATTTGCCTCATTTAGAGCTATTTTAGAAGCTACAACTCCCATTTTAACCCCTTTTGCCATTCTACGAGAGTTTGCTGGAGAAATATAGTCTTTGTAGTTTGGGTCTACTGCTAAAATGATATGGTCTTCATAAGAAATAATGTCATCTAAAAACGATGAATTATCAAACGTTTTTTGGGATGAAATTGAACCAAGACTATTTATATAAACGGGTTTCATTGTTTTTTTGAGAAAATAACGGTTGAACAATTACCTCCAAACCCTAATGAATTTGATAATACCGTATGCAATTCTTTTTCTTTAAGTTCTAATTGCGGTGTCATACTAAATTCCTTCATTTGGGTTTTAAAATTCAAATTGGGATAAATCACATTATTCTGAAGTGCCAAAACGGAATATACGGCTTCAATAGCTCCAGCAGCAGCAAGCGTATGTCCAGTATATGCCTTTGTTGAACTAAAATCTGGAACATGCTTATCAAACACTCTTAAAATGGCACGTCCTTCGGATAAATCATTATTTCCAGTCGCCGTGCCATGCGCGTTAATATAATCGATATCGCTTGAAGATAAATCGGCGACCTTTAG from Flavivirga abyssicola includes the following:
- a CDS encoding polysaccharide deacetylase family protein, which encodes MINYKSVNIITIIALLVLIFTGNFFKWYVSILAIVWFLVTVAGSFFIKWNYHLKSLHHNKTIKENKIAITFDDGPHPEFTPKVLELLKKHDAKATFFCIGKHIEAYPNLFREIIKQGHTVGNHTYTHANNFGFFKTKNVIRELQKTNNIVKNIMGFTMQLFRPAFGVTNPRIKRAIKETQLQSIGWNVRSLDTTSRTPERIFKRVTKNLSKGDVILLHDTSLKTITVLEQLLLFLQKQNIESVTIDSLFNIKAYA
- a CDS encoding porin family protein, with amino-acid sequence MKNILFILVAFGIFTSSYSQTKKSFGIRGGINLSNLSNANLDQKTSGYFSVFGHFRFSDLYALQPEIGYSNQGGRARNTSGIDDIEIHYISISAINNFYVKDSGFRFLIGPGFDFDVDDTAIGISNRDEGNDITFIDVTINIGIGLEFKNGLGFEARYKQGLIDVFSGTWHDFESEQYQDEIQFNGVFQLGLFYKFNF
- a CDS encoding outer membrane lipoprotein carrier protein LolA, which codes for MSIAESATLKAKVKTQAATIKTLLSDFTQYKHLDFLSNDIKSSGKLSFKSPNMVKWEYLTPFKYAVLFKNETLFINDEGKKSNIDIGSSKMFKQLNTLIINSVKGDLFDENEFDITYFKDGVNSKVYFNPKDKKFSKYIKAFQILFNEEGDVVELKMIEPSEDYTKIVFSNRIVNTNLSDAIFNQ
- a CDS encoding outer membrane beta-barrel protein, whose product is MKKSLLTLALIVVSTVAFSQIKIKPGVRAGANFSNLTNTNLDDKTDLYIGAFAEIKFVKFYALQPEINYSRQGGKSTISGLDDLEIQYLGVALANKFYPIKAIGLHAILGPAINIKVGDNYDDLEGFDFLFFGGLGYDFPFGLGIEARYNIGVVDIFGSNVNNTNGNNNVDDLLLNKVVQIGATYKFDF
- a CDS encoding beta-ketoacyl synthase N-terminal-like domain-containing protein, with amino-acid sequence MKPVYINSLGSISSQKTFDNSSFLDDIISYEDHIILAVDPNYKDYISPANSRRMAKGVKMGVVASKIALNEANLETVDAIITGTGMGCLKDSKKFLSAIIDNDEQFLTPTSFIQSTHNTVGGQIALGMQCKGYNFTYVHASISFESAVLDGKLMLENDEASTILVGGVDEIEEYTCTLHKLINHIKEEKVNSTNLLQSKTEGAVFGEGANFFVLSNLKQDSSYAQIVAINTYNTLGDSNIADVAKAFLKENNIDIEAIDILVLGNNGDVTYDSFYNELSSGIFNNTQQVYYKHLCGEFNTASSFGVWLASKILKTQKLPEVVKLNNIPTSNYKTILLYNQYRGENHSFTLLHR